In one window of Microbacterium sp. PM5 DNA:
- a CDS encoding pyocin knob domain-containing protein: protein MTVVNLRGLHTALGVPAVTSGVVMVEYWAGSGPVARVDGADVVFPALITAAIVDGDPGTLDLVPTRGVCCVRWTIQSDHSRVTVTRFTEIPETGSVTFGALQQVDPATFVPTADVVAAWEAAIDDVAALRDQAVGSASTAAESASTASASATSAAGSADAAGVAATAASGSASAAAGSASTASTGAATATTKATAASSSADAAATSATAAAGSASAAAGSASAAGLSKTDADAARVAAQTAQTGAETARAGAEAARDLALAGQFVGSPLGTTDLNTIVTPGVYRQGSAASLALNYPTTYLGTLYVNLVANVNGGWITQTYYPIVHDGSQGSRVAYSRSRIGTTGWTPWRAQASQRVDQTAGRAIYPWDDLNNREQLIYGDTGIRSVADSAVVSGGAIYLRRYGAMVSLTLQDVALVGSPTGTVDLTLLPTGFRSQLNHNFAMFIGSNLSRAFVGVSTLRVYGAQAGQVLNAHIVFMTTDPWPTTLPGTASGTIPNT from the coding sequence GTGACGGTTGTCAACCTCCGCGGCCTGCACACGGCGCTCGGTGTCCCTGCGGTCACGAGCGGCGTCGTCATGGTCGAGTACTGGGCGGGGTCGGGTCCTGTGGCGCGCGTCGACGGCGCGGATGTGGTGTTCCCGGCGCTGATCACCGCGGCGATCGTCGATGGTGATCCGGGGACGCTGGATCTGGTGCCGACGCGGGGCGTGTGCTGCGTGCGGTGGACGATCCAGTCGGACCATTCCCGGGTGACGGTCACTCGGTTCACGGAGATCCCCGAGACGGGTTCGGTCACGTTCGGTGCGTTGCAGCAGGTCGACCCGGCGACGTTCGTCCCGACGGCGGATGTCGTGGCGGCGTGGGAAGCGGCGATCGACGACGTCGCAGCGCTGCGGGATCAGGCGGTCGGATCGGCGTCCACGGCGGCGGAGTCCGCGTCGACCGCTTCGGCGTCCGCGACGAGCGCTGCAGGGTCAGCTGATGCCGCGGGCGTAGCCGCTACGGCCGCGAGCGGCTCGGCGTCGGCCGCTGCCGGATCTGCGTCGACGGCGTCCACGGGTGCCGCGACAGCGACGACCAAGGCGACCGCCGCGTCGTCGAGCGCCGATGCCGCGGCGACGTCAGCGACGGCCGCCGCAGGCTCCGCTTCTGCGGCGGCCGGATCGGCCAGTGCGGCGGGGCTGTCGAAGACAGATGCCGACGCAGCGCGCGTCGCCGCGCAGACCGCTCAGACGGGTGCTGAGACAGCTCGGGCGGGTGCGGAGGCGGCGCGTGATCTCGCCCTTGCTGGTCAGTTCGTGGGCTCGCCGCTGGGGACGACGGACCTGAACACCATCGTGACCCCTGGTGTCTACCGTCAAGGGTCCGCCGCGTCGCTCGCTCTGAACTACCCGACCACCTACCTGGGCACGCTGTACGTGAATCTCGTCGCGAACGTGAACGGCGGATGGATCACGCAGACGTACTACCCGATCGTTCACGACGGCTCCCAGGGGTCACGGGTCGCGTATTCGCGCTCACGGATCGGGACGACCGGGTGGACGCCATGGCGCGCCCAGGCGTCGCAGCGCGTGGATCAGACCGCAGGCCGCGCGATCTACCCCTGGGACGACCTCAACAACCGCGAACAGCTGATCTACGGCGATACGGGCATTCGAAGCGTCGCGGACTCGGCTGTGGTCAGCGGCGGAGCGATCTACCTGCGCCGCTACGGCGCCATGGTTTCGCTCACGTTGCAGGATGTGGCGCTGGTCGGTAGCCCGACAGGGACGGTCGACCTCACGCTGCTGCCCACGGGATTCCGATCGCAACTGAACCACAACTTCGCGATGTTCATCGGATCGAACCTCAGTCGCGCCTTCGTGGGAGTCAGCACACTCCGGGTTTACGGCGCACAGGCGGGACAGGTTCTGAACGCGCACATCGTGTTCATGACGACCGACCCGTGGCCGACGACACTCCCCGGCACCGCTTCCGGCACGATCCCGAACACGTAG
- a CDS encoding minor capsid protein, whose product MASTKELLTGIAEFLAGAGVGLTWNPAGIYTSAQTGILVKRMPDNPDRVVTLTLVPTADDPLMPLGSKMLQVRGRGARNDPLDVDDLLDPIFDVLHGRTNWLIGSQVIVQCLRRISAPMGEDGNYRTERADQYYLDVDAAPTPLRPAGGAW is encoded by the coding sequence ATGGCTTCCACGAAGGAACTGCTCACCGGCATCGCCGAGTTCCTCGCAGGCGCGGGCGTCGGCCTCACCTGGAACCCGGCTGGCATCTACACCTCTGCGCAGACAGGCATCCTCGTGAAGCGGATGCCGGACAACCCCGACCGCGTCGTCACCCTCACGCTCGTCCCCACAGCCGACGATCCGTTGATGCCGCTCGGGTCGAAAATGCTGCAGGTCCGTGGCCGCGGCGCCCGCAACGATCCGCTCGACGTCGACGACCTCCTCGACCCGATCTTCGACGTCCTCCACGGCCGCACGAACTGGCTCATCGGCAGCCAGGTCATCGTCCAGTGCCTCCGCCGGATCTCCGCCCCGATGGGCGAGGACGGCAACTACCGCACCGAGCGCGCCGACCAGTACTACCTCGACGTCGACGCCGCCCCGACACCGCTCCGCCCTGCTGGCGGCGCCTGGTAA
- a CDS encoding phage minor capsid protein has translation MTSSQDSSSTERLVAALVAAYILAEQDLLAGLTAIIRRTTPDLEGRQLLIVKARTLVRRILNRLDSRTAGIAVRMLDSAARDGAAAAIADVGSQVAVRLPSTSGAGGGGSAGGDRWMRFGDEPFDLSLPHGERAAQAIRDDIVSELADVRTRITRLPDDVYKAIAPHGAIYQVIDNDITPAQAQAMAWRVFVSQGITGFTDKSGRNWSLSAYVEMAVRTAAQRAFNDSHLARMQALGVEYFTVPDSGHPCPKCFPWQGRVLTAREIPNPTIHVDGTIAEAVAAGLFHPNCKHPLTAVFPGVTVLPPPREWTAEDQRLYDLSQKQRRLELDVRKAKRQLEYAASPEAAADAHAQVRRRQATVREFVKETGFARQSRREQLDLADARIKLPTPIR, from the coding sequence GTGACGAGCAGCCAGGACAGCAGCAGCACTGAGCGGCTCGTCGCCGCGCTGGTCGCCGCGTACATCCTCGCTGAGCAGGACCTCCTCGCAGGGCTGACCGCGATCATCCGCCGCACGACCCCCGATCTTGAGGGTCGGCAACTGCTGATCGTGAAGGCCCGCACGCTGGTGCGGCGCATCCTGAACCGTCTCGACTCCCGCACGGCCGGTATCGCGGTGCGGATGCTGGACTCCGCCGCCCGTGACGGTGCCGCTGCGGCGATCGCTGACGTCGGCAGCCAGGTCGCCGTCCGACTGCCGTCGACGAGCGGTGCGGGCGGTGGCGGGTCTGCTGGTGGTGACCGGTGGATGCGGTTCGGTGATGAGCCGTTCGACCTGTCACTGCCGCACGGTGAGCGGGCCGCGCAGGCGATCCGTGACGACATCGTGTCGGAGCTCGCCGACGTCCGCACCCGCATCACTCGTCTCCCCGATGACGTGTACAAGGCGATCGCCCCGCACGGTGCGATCTACCAGGTCATCGACAACGACATCACTCCCGCGCAGGCGCAGGCGATGGCGTGGCGGGTGTTCGTGTCGCAGGGCATCACTGGGTTCACGGACAAGTCGGGCCGGAACTGGTCCCTGTCGGCGTACGTGGAGATGGCGGTCCGCACCGCAGCTCAACGCGCCTTCAACGACTCCCACCTGGCCCGCATGCAGGCGCTCGGGGTCGAGTACTTCACCGTCCCTGACAGCGGCCACCCGTGCCCGAAGTGCTTCCCCTGGCAGGGGCGTGTGCTCACGGCTCGCGAGATCCCGAACCCGACGATCCACGTCGACGGGACGATCGCCGAGGCGGTCGCGGCGGGCCTGTTCCACCCGAACTGCAAGCACCCCCTCACGGCGGTGTTCCCGGGCGTGACGGTCCTCCCGCCTCCGCGCGAGTGGACGGCGGAGGATCAGCGGCTCTACGACCTGTCCCAGAAGCAGCGGCGTCTCGAACTGGACGTGCGGAAGGCGAAGCGGCAGCTCGAGTATGCGGCATCCCCGGAGGCCGCGGCCGATGCCCACGCACAGGTCCGTCGTCGGCAGGCGACGGTTCGCGAGTTCGTCAAGGAGACCGGCTTCGCCCGGCAGTCGCGTCGTGAGCAGCTCGACCTCGCCGACGCGCGCATCAAGCTCCCGACTCCCATCCGGTGA
- the mmsB gene encoding multiple monosaccharide ABC transporter permease, giving the protein MSTETVPTKRSGGISDLKKMFGGGTSSLRQFGILASLIAIILIFQIWTGGTTLSPQNLINVVSQQSYILILAIGMVMVIIMGHIDLSVGSVAAFVGIIVAKSMNEWNTPWPLAIAIGLVVGALVGAWQGFWVAYVGVPAFIVTLAGMLIFRGGNQWIGQSTTTPVPPEYSYIGSGYLPELPIAVDFNVLTMLLGLIGVAWIVYNEWRLRRQQAKIGADSAPLWVSGVKVVILSAAILWAAWLFATGRPGTSFPISGVILLVLVVIYSFVTNRTVFGRHIYAVGGNRLAAALSGVKDRRVDFFVMMNMSVLAAIAGMIYVGRATASGPQDGNGWELDAIAAVFIGGAAVSGGIGTVIGSIIGGLVMAFLNNGLQLIGAGADSVSITKGLVLLLAVAVDVISKRRGGPSIIGLLTRRRDRAAVVVTEVPAVIPTSGTNESSQPADLPKR; this is encoded by the coding sequence ATGAGCACCGAGACGGTACCCACCAAGCGTTCAGGCGGCATCTCCGACCTGAAGAAGATGTTCGGCGGGGGAACCTCCTCCCTCCGCCAGTTCGGCATCCTGGCGTCGCTGATCGCCATCATCCTGATCTTCCAGATCTGGACCGGGGGCACGACGCTGTCGCCGCAGAACCTCATCAACGTCGTCAGCCAGCAGTCCTACATCCTGATCCTCGCGATCGGCATGGTGATGGTCATCATCATGGGACACATCGACCTGTCCGTCGGCTCGGTCGCGGCTTTCGTGGGCATCATCGTCGCCAAGTCGATGAACGAGTGGAACACGCCGTGGCCCCTCGCGATCGCGATCGGTCTGGTCGTCGGTGCCCTCGTCGGTGCGTGGCAGGGCTTCTGGGTCGCCTATGTCGGCGTCCCCGCGTTCATCGTGACGCTGGCCGGCATGCTCATCTTCCGCGGCGGCAACCAGTGGATCGGCCAGTCGACCACCACGCCGGTGCCCCCGGAGTACAGCTACATCGGCTCCGGCTACCTGCCCGAACTTCCCATCGCGGTCGACTTCAACGTGCTCACCATGCTCTTGGGCCTCATCGGCGTCGCATGGATCGTCTACAACGAATGGCGGCTGCGTCGCCAGCAGGCGAAGATCGGCGCCGACTCGGCTCCGCTCTGGGTGTCGGGCGTGAAGGTCGTCATCCTCTCGGCCGCGATCCTCTGGGCCGCCTGGCTGTTCGCCACGGGACGCCCGGGCACGAGCTTCCCGATCTCGGGCGTGATCCTGCTGGTGCTCGTTGTGATCTACTCGTTCGTCACCAACCGCACGGTCTTCGGCCGACACATCTACGCCGTCGGTGGCAACCGCCTCGCCGCGGCCCTCTCGGGTGTCAAGGACCGCCGTGTCGACTTCTTCGTCATGATGAACATGTCGGTGCTCGCCGCCATCGCGGGCATGATCTACGTCGGCCGCGCCACGGCATCCGGGCCCCAGGACGGCAACGGCTGGGAGCTCGATGCGATCGCCGCGGTGTTCATCGGCGGCGCGGCCGTGTCGGGTGGTATCGGCACGGTGATCGGCTCGATCATCGGCGGCCTCGTCATGGCGTTCCTCAACAACGGGCTCCAGCTGATCGGCGCCGGCGCCGACTCGGTGTCGATCACGAAGGGGCTCGTCCTCCTGCTCGCGGTCGCCGTCGACGTGATCAGCAAGCGCCGCGGAGGCCCCTCCATCATCGGTCTGCTCACGCGTCGACGTGACCGGGCCGCCGTGGTGGTCACAGAAGTTCCCGCCGTCATTCCGACGTCGGGCACGAACGAGTCGAGCCAGCCGGCTGACCTCCCCAAACGGTAG
- a CDS encoding IPT/TIG domain-containing protein — MPTALARRMKVDVSDLATPNSWVPFKGINDFNPPITPNLQAADDYDTGGWSAFEKTMQAWVATIKALRKTTAGVFDPGQELVRSKQLGFGDAGRINVRWYDRNGAPEAFQGVAIVGWVPSKTGVADLDEITCTLTGDGTLSAIANPFAAAAVPVIVSATPSAVSQGGIVNITGSGFGGVTGATGVKFGATNATSYIVVSDNTIVAVMPAGSAGAANITVTNGAGASTAFGYTRGA, encoded by the coding sequence ATGCCCACCGCTCTCGCACGTCGAATGAAGGTCGACGTCTCGGACCTCGCTACCCCGAACTCGTGGGTCCCGTTCAAGGGGATCAACGACTTCAACCCGCCCATCACCCCGAACCTCCAGGCCGCGGACGACTACGACACGGGCGGATGGTCGGCGTTCGAGAAGACCATGCAGGCGTGGGTCGCGACGATCAAGGCGCTCCGCAAGACGACCGCCGGCGTGTTCGACCCCGGCCAGGAGCTGGTCCGCAGCAAGCAGCTCGGATTCGGCGACGCTGGCCGCATCAATGTCCGCTGGTACGACCGCAATGGCGCGCCGGAGGCGTTCCAGGGCGTCGCGATCGTCGGCTGGGTGCCGTCGAAGACCGGTGTCGCGGACCTCGACGAGATCACCTGCACTCTCACCGGTGACGGCACCCTCTCCGCGATCGCGAACCCCTTCGCGGCGGCAGCCGTCCCGGTGATCGTCTCGGCGACCCCGTCGGCGGTCTCGCAGGGCGGAATCGTCAACATCACCGGCTCCGGCTTCGGCGGCGTCACGGGCGCGACAGGGGTCAAGTTCGGCGCGACCAACGCGACGAGCTACATCGTCGTGTCCGACAACACGATCGTCGCGGTCATGCCCGCCGGCTCCGCGGGCGCCGCGAACATCACCGTCACGAACGGTGCCGGCGCCTCGACCGCGTTCGGCTACACGCGCGGCGCGTAA
- the mmsA gene encoding multiple monosaccharide ABC transporter ATP-binding protein produces MPDAVPILEMRSITKEFPGVKALSDVSITVAAGEVHAICGENGAGKSTLMKVLSGVYPYGTYSGDIWYRGEVVQFRDIRASEHAGIAIIHQELALIPELSVTENIFLGNEIERGGVIDWAQARLRAVDLLARVGLRDDPDTQIKHLGVGKQQLVEIAKALAKDVKLLILDEPTAALNEDDSQHLLDLILSLKGKGITSIIISHKLNEIEQIADSITIIRDGRTIETLDVASGTVDEDRIIRGMVGRSLESRFPDRTPHIGEVFFEVRDWTVRHPQIPERLVAKHSNLYVRRGEIVGIAGLMGAGRTELAMSLFGRSYGIYESGQILIDGKEVVIKDVQSAIDHGMAYVSEDRKVLGLNLLDTIKRSIVAAKLKKIARNGVIDPYAENDIADDYRKKLRIKTPSVDVGVSKLSGGNQQKVVLAKWMFTDPELLILDEPTRGIDVGAKYEIYAIVQQLAAQGKGVILISSELPELLGISDRIYTIFEGQITDDLPVADATPENLMRSMTSARQKAQR; encoded by the coding sequence ATGCCGGATGCAGTGCCGATCCTGGAGATGCGCTCCATCACCAAGGAGTTCCCGGGTGTGAAAGCGCTCAGCGACGTGTCCATCACGGTCGCCGCGGGCGAAGTCCACGCGATCTGCGGCGAGAACGGCGCCGGTAAGTCCACGCTCATGAAGGTGCTCTCCGGGGTGTACCCGTACGGCACGTACAGCGGCGACATCTGGTACCGCGGCGAGGTCGTCCAGTTCAGGGACATCCGCGCGAGCGAGCACGCGGGCATCGCGATCATCCATCAGGAGCTGGCGCTGATCCCCGAACTCTCGGTGACGGAGAACATCTTCCTCGGCAACGAGATCGAGCGCGGCGGCGTCATCGACTGGGCACAGGCGCGGCTCCGAGCCGTCGATCTGCTGGCGCGCGTGGGACTGCGCGACGACCCCGACACGCAGATCAAGCATCTCGGTGTCGGCAAGCAGCAGCTGGTCGAGATCGCGAAGGCGCTCGCCAAGGACGTCAAGCTGCTCATCCTCGACGAGCCGACCGCCGCGCTGAACGAAGACGACTCGCAGCACCTGCTCGATCTGATCCTCTCGCTCAAGGGCAAGGGCATCACCTCGATCATCATCAGCCACAAGCTCAACGAGATCGAGCAGATCGCCGACTCCATCACGATCATCCGCGACGGCCGCACGATCGAGACCCTCGATGTCGCCTCCGGCACCGTCGACGAGGACCGCATCATCCGCGGCATGGTCGGCCGCTCGTTGGAGAGCCGGTTCCCGGACCGCACGCCGCACATCGGCGAGGTCTTCTTCGAGGTGCGCGACTGGACGGTGCGCCACCCGCAGATCCCCGAGCGGCTCGTCGCCAAGCACTCGAACCTCTACGTGCGTCGGGGCGAGATCGTCGGCATCGCCGGCCTCATGGGCGCGGGGCGCACCGAGCTCGCCATGAGCCTCTTCGGCCGCTCCTACGGCATCTACGAGTCGGGCCAGATCCTCATCGACGGCAAGGAAGTCGTCATCAAGGACGTCCAGTCCGCGATCGATCACGGCATGGCCTACGTCAGCGAAGACCGCAAGGTGCTCGGACTCAACCTTCTCGACACGATCAAGCGCTCCATCGTCGCGGCCAAGCTCAAGAAGATCGCGCGCAACGGCGTCATCGATCCGTACGCCGAGAACGACATCGCCGACGACTACCGCAAGAAGCTGCGCATCAAGACGCCGAGCGTCGATGTCGGCGTCTCGAAACTCTCCGGCGGCAACCAGCAGAAGGTCGTCCTGGCCAAGTGGATGTTCACAGACCCGGAGCTGCTGATCCTCGACGAGCCCACCCGCGGTATCGACGTGGGGGCCAAGTACGAGATCTACGCGATCGTCCAGCAGCTGGCCGCGCAGGGCAAGGGCGTGATCCTGATCTCCAGCGAGCTGCCCGAGCTGCTCGGCATCTCCGACCGCATCTACACGATCTTCGAGGGGCAGATCACCGATGACCTGCCCGTCGCCGACGCAACCCCCGAGAACCTCATGCGCAGCATGACCTCCGCACGACAGAAGGCACAACGATGA
- a CDS encoding sugar-binding protein: protein MKRIALAAASLAAVTALALTGCSSSGRGGDATASAGAAAGFAADATIGIALPDKTSENWVLAGGLFDSGLKEAGFKADVQYAPASNTVAEQQNQISAMITNGAKVIVIGAKDGKQLGTQLQQAADAGVTVIAYDRLIENTPNVNYYVAFDNFKVGELQGQALLDGLQKRSGHGAPWNVELFSGSPDDANSAVFFNGAMKVLQPKIDDGTLKVVSGQTDIQQTATQGWKAENAQSRMDSLLAANYTSATIDGVLSPNDTLARAIITSVKQAGKNISQFTVTGQDSEAESVKSIMAGEQYSTINKDTSLLVAQTIKMIQSLQKGETPEVNDTTQYNNGVKVVPAYLLPPVIVTKENAAEAYANNPTLLALVKAAQ, encoded by the coding sequence ATGAAGAGAATCGCTCTTGCGGCAGCCTCCCTGGCCGCCGTCACGGCACTCGCGCTCACGGGCTGCTCGAGCTCCGGGCGCGGCGGCGACGCGACCGCATCGGCGGGCGCGGCGGCAGGCTTCGCGGCCGATGCCACCATCGGCATCGCGCTGCCGGACAAGACGTCGGAGAACTGGGTTCTCGCGGGCGGCCTGTTCGACTCCGGCCTGAAGGAGGCCGGCTTCAAGGCCGACGTGCAGTACGCCCCGGCGTCCAACACGGTCGCCGAACAGCAGAACCAGATCTCGGCCATGATCACCAACGGCGCCAAGGTCATCGTCATCGGCGCCAAGGACGGCAAGCAGCTCGGCACGCAGCTGCAGCAGGCGGCGGATGCCGGTGTCACGGTGATCGCCTACGACCGTCTCATCGAGAACACGCCGAACGTGAACTACTACGTCGCGTTCGACAACTTCAAGGTCGGCGAGCTGCAGGGTCAGGCGCTCCTCGACGGCCTGCAGAAGCGTTCGGGCCACGGCGCGCCGTGGAACGTCGAGCTGTTCTCCGGCTCGCCGGACGACGCCAACTCGGCGGTCTTCTTCAACGGCGCCATGAAGGTGCTGCAGCCGAAGATCGACGACGGCACCCTGAAGGTCGTGTCGGGTCAGACCGACATCCAGCAGACGGCGACCCAGGGCTGGAAGGCCGAGAACGCGCAGAGCCGTATGGACTCGCTGCTCGCGGCCAACTACACGTCGGCGACCATCGACGGCGTCCTCTCGCCGAACGACACGCTTGCTCGCGCCATCATCACCTCGGTGAAGCAGGCCGGAAAGAACATCTCGCAGTTCACCGTCACCGGTCAGGACTCCGAGGCCGAGTCGGTCAAGTCGATCATGGCGGGGGAGCAGTACTCCACCATCAACAAGGACACCTCGCTGCTGGTGGCCCAGACCATCAAGATGATCCAGTCGCTCCAGAAGGGCGAGACGCCTGAGGTCAACGACACCACCCAGTACAACAACGGTGTCAAGGTCGTCCCGGCGTACCTGCTGCCGCCGGTCATCGTCACCAAGGAGAACGCGGCCGAGGCTTACGCCAACAACCCCACCCTCCTGGCCCTCGTGAAGGCCGCGCAGTAA
- a CDS encoding CoA transferase, whose protein sequence is MEPRSLRARLPVGTLATDAVAAVIAEASTLVRVPVTAVDAEAVTMAYTSERWFRRDGEAEIGFAPLSGFFRTRDGWVRTHANYPHHERALRDVLGLTGAAPGANDLDRARARLSALSTRDAVGIITRAGGLCVEVRHEDPVADGRLRASPLATVLRVADGPIATTAVDASSPLRGVRVLDLTRVIAGPVATRTLALLGADVLRIDPPRMPEIAAQHLDTGHGKRSAVLDLDAADDRRRFDGLLTGADVVVLGYRPEALSRLGLDPRALCARHPSVIVARLSAWGREGGRGFDSLVQAASGIAWIESRDRITPGALPAQALDHTAGYALAAGVIAARRRRLEVGGSWLVETSLRRVAAELLGMTRDRAGQLAEPADPSRYLQRFVVDGHDIVTAGSAVAYAGAPTRFTPPEPWGSADPVWLPR, encoded by the coding sequence ATGGAGCCTCGTTCACTGCGCGCGCGGCTGCCCGTCGGCACTCTTGCGACCGACGCCGTCGCCGCCGTCATCGCGGAGGCGTCGACCTTGGTCCGCGTACCCGTGACGGCTGTGGATGCCGAGGCGGTCACCATGGCGTACACGAGCGAGCGGTGGTTCCGCCGAGACGGCGAGGCGGAGATCGGCTTCGCCCCGCTGTCGGGTTTCTTCCGCACACGGGACGGCTGGGTGCGCACGCATGCGAACTACCCGCACCACGAGCGTGCGCTGCGCGACGTGCTCGGCCTCACCGGCGCGGCGCCGGGTGCAAACGATCTCGACCGCGCGCGTGCACGGTTGAGCGCGCTGTCCACCCGCGACGCCGTCGGGATCATCACGCGGGCCGGAGGTCTGTGTGTCGAGGTGCGGCACGAGGATCCCGTCGCGGACGGTCGGCTTCGCGCTTCGCCTCTGGCCACCGTGCTCCGCGTGGCGGACGGCCCGATCGCCACGACTGCCGTCGACGCCTCCTCTCCCCTGCGCGGAGTACGCGTGCTCGATCTCACCCGTGTCATCGCGGGCCCGGTGGCGACCCGCACACTCGCACTTCTCGGCGCCGACGTGCTCCGCATCGATCCGCCCCGGATGCCGGAGATCGCCGCGCAGCATCTGGACACCGGTCACGGCAAGCGCAGCGCTGTCCTCGATCTCGATGCCGCCGACGATCGGCGACGCTTCGACGGTCTGCTCACCGGCGCGGACGTCGTCGTTCTCGGCTACCGCCCCGAGGCGCTCTCCCGGCTCGGGCTCGACCCCCGAGCGCTATGCGCACGGCATCCCAGCGTCATCGTGGCCAGACTCAGTGCATGGGGCCGCGAGGGCGGACGCGGGTTCGACAGCCTCGTGCAGGCGGCATCCGGCATCGCGTGGATCGAATCCCGCGACCGCATCACCCCGGGTGCGCTTCCCGCCCAGGCGTTGGATCACACCGCGGGCTATGCACTGGCCGCCGGTGTGATCGCGGCGAGGCGTCGTCGCCTCGAGGTCGGAGGAAGCTGGCTCGTCGAGACCTCGCTCCGACGCGTCGCCGCGGAACTGCTCGGCATGACCCGGGATCGGGCGGGCCAGCTCGCCGAACCGGCGGATCCTTCGCGCTACCTCCAGCGGTTCGTCGTCGACGGCCACGACATCGTCACCGCCGGATCGGCCGTGGCCTACGCGGGAGCCCCGACGAGGTTCACGCCGCCGGAACCGTGGGGCTCCGCCGATCCGGTCTGGCTCCCCCGATGA
- a CDS encoding P22 coat protein - protein 5 domain protein, whose product MAFNKFKPEIWSALLLVALRKQLVYTAFCNRDYEGEIAEAGDTVRITSVGRPTIGNYVPGQTVISPETVADTQRTLVIDQSKFFAVQIDDVDKRQAKGGIMEQLKDEAGYALADVIDQYIASFFTSIQAANQLGSKTVSIATPTQAYDNVLVPLKVQLDKANVATQGRSVAITPDLHGVLLRDPRFIKVNESGTSEGLRNGMVGRAAGFDILITNNAPNTTGQEFAIIAGNDRAITFAEQINKTEAYRPQSSFSDAVKGLMLYGAKNVRPDSLASALVTVTA is encoded by the coding sequence GTGGCTTTCAACAAGTTCAAGCCGGAGATCTGGAGCGCCCTGCTCCTGGTCGCCCTGCGGAAGCAGCTCGTCTACACGGCGTTCTGCAACCGCGACTACGAGGGTGAGATCGCGGAAGCGGGCGACACCGTCCGCATCACCTCCGTCGGCCGCCCCACGATCGGCAACTACGTGCCCGGCCAGACGGTCATCTCCCCGGAGACCGTCGCCGACACGCAGCGCACGCTCGTGATCGACCAGTCCAAGTTCTTCGCGGTGCAGATCGACGACGTCGACAAGCGCCAGGCGAAGGGCGGCATCATGGAGCAGCTCAAGGACGAAGCGGGCTACGCGCTGGCCGACGTGATCGACCAGTACATCGCCTCCTTCTTCACGAGCATCCAGGCCGCCAACCAGCTCGGCTCCAAGACGGTCAGCATCGCGACGCCGACCCAGGCGTACGACAACGTGCTCGTCCCGCTGAAGGTCCAGCTCGACAAGGCCAACGTCGCCACCCAGGGCCGCTCCGTCGCGATCACCCCCGACCTCCACGGCGTCCTCCTCCGCGACCCCCGCTTCATCAAGGTCAACGAGTCGGGCACCAGCGAAGGCCTCCGCAACGGCATGGTCGGCCGCGCCGCCGGCTTCGACATCCTGATCACGAACAACGCCCCGAACACCACGGGCCAGGAGTTCGCGATCATCGCCGGCAACGACCGTGCGATCACCTTCGCGGAGCAGATCAACAAGACCGAGGCGTACCGGCCCCAGTCCTCGTTCTCCGACGCGGTGAAGGGCCTCATGCTCTACGGCGCGAAGAACGTCCGTCCCGACTCGCTGGCGAGCGCGCTCGTCACGGTCACGGCCTGA